One part of the Lotus japonicus ecotype B-129 chromosome 2, LjGifu_v1.2 genome encodes these proteins:
- the LOC130735962 gene encoding uncharacterized mitochondrial protein AtMg00810-like, whose amino-acid sequence MKDLGPLSYFLGIAVTRHAGGLFLSQSTYARDIIARAGMTSCNPSATPVDTKQKLSTSSSTPYEDPTMYRSLAGALQYLTFTRPDISYAVQQVCLHMHAPCTEHMLALKRILRYVQGTLHFGLHLYPTPIEKLISYTDADWGGCPDTRRSTSGYCVFLGDNLISWSSKRQPTLSCSSAEAEYRGVANVVSESCWLRNLLLELHFPLFQATLVYCDNVSAIYLSGNPVQHQRTKHIEMDIHFVWEKVARGQARVLHVPSRHQIADIFTKGLPRVLFDDFRTSLSVREPPASTAGV is encoded by the coding sequence atgaaggatctcGGTCCATTGAGTTATTTTCTCGGGATTGCCGTGACTAGACATGCAGGTGGCTTATTCCTCAGTCAGAGCACCTATGCTCGAGATATTATTGCACGTGCCGGCATGACTTCGTGCAACCCTTCTGCTACTccggttgacaccaagcagaagctcAGTACATCCTCCAGCACTCCATATGAGGATCCCACTATGTACCGTAGTCTTGCAGGTGCTCTCCAGTATCTCACCTTCACTCGTCCTGACATTTCATATGCTGTTCAGCAGGTTTGTCTTCACATGCATGCTCCTTGCACTGAGCACATGTTGGCACTAAAGCGCATTCTGCGCTATGTTCAGGGAACCTTGCACTTTGGTTTGCACCTATATCCGACCCCTATTGAGAAGCTTATTTCTTATactgatgctgattggggtgGATGTCCTGACACCAGACGCTCCACTTCTGGTTATTGTGTTTTTCTTGGTGACAACCTCATCTCTTGGTCGTCCAAGCGTCAGCCTACTCTCTCTTGTTCCAGTGCAGAGGCTGAGTACAGAGGTGTTGCTAATGTTGTTTCGGAATCTTGTTGGCTCCGCAATCTCCTGCTGGAGCTTCACTTTCCTCTTTTCCAGGCTACTTTGGTGTACTGCGATAATGTTAGTGCTATATATCTCTCTGGAAATCCTGTGCAGCATCAGCGTACCAAACATATTGAGATGGATATCCACTTTGTTTGGGAAAAGGTCGCACGCGGCCAGGCTCGAGTTCTTCATGTCCCTTCCCGCCATCAGATCGCTGATATCTTCACCAAAGGCCTTCCCCGGgttctttttgatgattttcggaCCAGTCTCAGCGTCCGggaacctcccgcttcgactgcgggggtgtga